Proteins encoded by one window of Planktothrix tepida PCC 9214:
- a CDS encoding DUF760 domain-containing protein, whose amino-acid sequence MTNPVSHRQLSANNVLWQYVQSMEPETIAKLSQPEPEVAQIMENSLMQMLGGLPSEHFDVTITTNREDLGRLLASAMMNGYFLYNAKQRLEFEKSLSPSQEA is encoded by the coding sequence ATGACAAACCCTGTATCTCATCGTCAACTCTCTGCAAATAATGTGTTGTGGCAATATGTTCAATCTATGGAACCCGAAACTATTGCCAAATTGTCTCAACCGGAACCCGAAGTTGCTCAAATTATGGAAAATAGCTTGATGCAAATGTTAGGTGGTTTACCCTCAGAGCATTTTGATGTTACGATTACCACAAACCGTGAGGATTTAGGCCGTCTTTTAGCATCAGCAATGATGAATGGTTATTTCCTCTACAATGCCAAACAACGCCTGGAGTTTGAAAAATCTTTATCTCCTTCTCAAGAGGCTTGA
- a CDS encoding CPBP family intramembrane glutamic endopeptidase, producing MIFSWLANAPTLIKIAVFFGVWMGLWMPIAVVSAFALNWRPSEPLNETQKLTLLASLYGIAPIVLWKVSQVEGRSFFDYGLAWRSQFFISIAIGFGLAVISLIALFGFQFILGWLNWRQQHWENTGEQSSSLNFLLHPIKGWIKLWKKILVFGPIFLIALWISSNEELIFRGFLQKQLQQEYSAFIAAVIASVIFALSHLLWDVRNTLPQLPGLGLMGMVLTFACLGQGGSLGLAIGLHAGWIWGIASLDTLGGVEATQKVPEWVTGLGGKPLAGVLGIVMLLLVAGLLEIVYPLS from the coding sequence ATGATATTTTCATGGCTTGCAAATGCGCCAACCCTGATTAAAATTGCTGTTTTTTTTGGGGTGTGGATGGGTTTATGGATGCCAATTGCTGTTGTCAGTGCATTCGCTCTCAATTGGCGTCCTTCTGAACCCCTAAATGAAACCCAAAAATTAACGTTGCTGGCGTCACTTTATGGAATTGCTCCCATAGTTTTGTGGAAAGTTAGCCAAGTTGAGGGTCGATCCTTCTTCGATTATGGTTTAGCTTGGAGATCGCAGTTTTTCATATCAATTGCCATTGGTTTCGGTCTGGCTGTTATCAGCCTGATCGCCTTATTTGGTTTTCAATTTATCCTGGGTTGGCTCAATTGGCGGCAACAACACTGGGAAAATACAGGTGAACAGTCCTCTTCCCTAAATTTTTTGCTTCACCCTATAAAGGGATGGATTAAATTATGGAAAAAAATATTAGTTTTTGGGCCAATTTTTCTGATAGCCCTGTGGATTAGTAGTAACGAGGAGTTAATCTTTCGAGGATTTTTACAAAAACAATTACAGCAAGAGTATTCAGCCTTTATCGCCGCCGTGATCGCCAGTGTGATTTTTGCCCTTTCCCATCTGTTGTGGGACGTTCGCAACACATTACCCCAATTACCCGGATTAGGATTAATGGGAATGGTGTTGACTTTCGCCTGTTTGGGTCAGGGGGGGTCTTTAGGTCTAGCCATTGGACTACACGCGGGTTGGATTTGGGGGATAGCCAGTTTGGATACCCTGGGAGGAGTTGAGGCTACCCAGAAAGTTCCTGAATGGGTAACAGGGTTAGGGGGAAAACCCTTAGCCGGAGTATTGGGAATAGTAATGTTGTTGCTGGTCGCGGGTTTATTAGAAATCGTTTACCCTTTAAGCTAA
- a CDS encoding universal stress protein, whose product MFKKILAPLDLSSNSQAVFEQALELAVCNQANLMLLHVLCTDEESSPDFGILVGLSYYPTANQELLYTYQQQWQEFTQKSLDALKSWHQIAIDAGVATEYTQTVGKPGKTICEVAKHWEADLILMGRRGYSALGELLLGSVSQYVVHHGPCSVLIVQSHPS is encoded by the coding sequence ATGTTTAAGAAAATTCTTGCGCCTTTGGATCTGTCTTCCAACAGTCAGGCTGTGTTTGAGCAAGCTTTAGAACTGGCAGTATGCAATCAAGCGAATTTGATGTTACTGCACGTTTTGTGTACGGACGAAGAAAGCAGTCCTGATTTTGGCATCTTAGTCGGGTTAAGCTACTATCCAACGGCAAATCAAGAATTGCTCTATACCTATCAGCAGCAATGGCAAGAGTTTACCCAAAAAAGTTTAGATGCCCTTAAATCTTGGCACCAAATCGCAATAGATGCAGGGGTGGCGACGGAATATACACAAACCGTCGGTAAACCGGGTAAAACGATTTGTGAGGTTGCCAAACATTGGGAAGCGGATTTGATTTTGATGGGACGTCGGGGTTACTCGGCTTTAGGAGAATTGCTTTTAGGAAGTGTTAGTCAATATGTTGTTCATCATGGGCCTTGTTCGGTGTTAATCGTACAATCCCATCCGTCTTAA
- a CDS encoding secondary thiamine-phosphate synthase enzyme YjbQ, which produces MSIIYRLIEIETETGIGIYNITPQIVEQLKSTEIQNGQVLVFSRHTTTALAINEYEERLLEDIKVHWQKLAPADAKYLHNDLHLRIVPPDEPMNAHSHLIAMMLSTSEVIPIVNGELALGTWQSVLFFELDGPRTRTVAIQFSGE; this is translated from the coding sequence ATGTCTATTATTTATCGTCTGATTGAAATTGAAACGGAAACCGGAATTGGAATCTATAATATTACGCCTCAGATTGTAGAACAGTTAAAATCAACAGAAATTCAAAATGGGCAAGTGTTAGTCTTCTCCCGACATACCACAACCGCACTGGCGATTAATGAATATGAAGAACGTCTGTTAGAGGATATTAAAGTTCATTGGCAAAAATTAGCTCCTGCTGATGCCAAATATCTTCATAATGACTTACATTTAAGAATTGTTCCTCCCGATGAACCCATGAATGCTCATTCCCATTTAATTGCGATGATGTTAAGTACCAGTGAAGTGATTCCTATTGTAAATGGAGAGTTAGCGTTAGGAACTTGGCAATCGGTTTTATTTTTTGAATTAGACGGCCCTAGAACCCGCACCGTTGCGATTCAATTCAGTGGAGAATAG
- a CDS encoding allophycocyanin subunit alpha-B, with product MTVVSQVILKADDELRYPSVGELKSINDFLKTGEQRVRIASTLADNEKKIVDRASNQLWKKRPDFIAPGGNASGSRERSLCLRDYGWYLRLITYGILSGDKDPIESIGLVGVKEMYNSLGVPMPGMVEAIVCLKEASLALLDDEDAKEAAPYFDFIIQAMS from the coding sequence ATGACAGTAGTTAGCCAAGTTATTCTCAAAGCTGATGATGAACTCCGTTATCCGAGTGTTGGTGAACTCAAAAGCATCAATGACTTTTTGAAAACGGGTGAACAGCGCGTGCGGATTGCTTCCACACTGGCTGATAATGAAAAAAAGATTGTAGATCGTGCCAGTAACCAACTGTGGAAAAAACGCCCTGACTTTATTGCCCCCGGTGGTAATGCGTCAGGTTCACGGGAACGGTCTTTATGCTTGCGGGATTATGGCTGGTATCTGCGCTTAATTACCTATGGGATTCTGTCCGGTGACAAAGATCCCATTGAAAGCATTGGTTTGGTGGGGGTCAAAGAAATGTATAACTCTTTAGGCGTTCCCATGCCCGGAATGGTAGAAGCCATTGTTTGTCTCAAAGAAGCGTCTCTGGCGTTACTCGATGACGAAGATGCTAAAGAAGCAGCCCCCTACTTTGACTTTATCATTCAAGCCATGTCCTAA
- the lpxD gene encoding UDP-3-O-(3-hydroxymyristoyl)glucosamine N-acyltransferase, translating to MKFSELVEKLNSGITGHSLTDNPSLDPDIHGVAAVDKATSGTLSYIEGLKFASFVQQSAASALILPVDEGLQTQATERGLAWVAGANPRAIFAAAIALFYQPYQPQPSIHPSAVIDPSAQIGSEVYIGPHVVIQAGVTIGNQVCLHPNVVIYPQVTIGDRTILHANCTIHERAQIGCDCVIHSGAVIGAEGFGFVPTASGWMKMEQSGITVLEDGVEVGCNSTIDRPAVGETRIGKATKLDNLVHIGHGCTIGENCAFAAQVGLAGGVTIGNGVLLAGQVGISNQVKVGDGVIVTAQSGVHHNISRGEMVSGSPALANKLYLKTAAVYRRLPELYQSLKALERRFRDS from the coding sequence ATGAAGTTTAGTGAACTGGTTGAAAAACTTAACAGTGGAATTACGGGCCATAGTTTGACAGATAACCCCTCCCTCGATCCCGATATTCATGGGGTGGCGGCGGTGGATAAAGCGACCTCTGGAACTCTTAGCTATATTGAAGGATTAAAATTTGCCTCCTTTGTGCAGCAGTCTGCTGCGAGTGCGCTGATTTTACCTGTAGATGAAGGGTTACAAACTCAAGCAACCGAACGGGGTTTAGCGTGGGTGGCGGGGGCAAATCCCAGGGCGATTTTTGCGGCGGCGATCGCATTATTTTATCAACCTTACCAACCCCAACCCTCGATTCATCCCAGTGCGGTGATTGATCCGAGTGCCCAAATTGGCTCAGAGGTTTATATTGGCCCCCATGTGGTGATTCAAGCGGGGGTGACGATTGGAAATCAGGTGTGTTTGCATCCAAATGTGGTGATTTATCCCCAGGTCACGATTGGCGATCGCACTATCTTACACGCCAATTGCACGATTCATGAACGCGCCCAAATCGGTTGTGATTGTGTGATTCATAGTGGGGCTGTCATCGGGGCTGAAGGCTTTGGTTTTGTTCCCACCGCTTCGGGTTGGATGAAAATGGAACAATCGGGAATTACCGTATTAGAAGACGGGGTAGAAGTGGGATGTAATAGTACGATTGATCGCCCCGCCGTGGGAGAAACCCGCATCGGAAAAGCTACGAAATTAGACAATTTAGTGCATATTGGTCACGGCTGTACCATCGGCGAGAATTGCGCCTTTGCCGCCCAAGTAGGATTAGCTGGGGGTGTCACCATTGGGAATGGGGTGTTATTAGCGGGTCAAGTTGGTATTTCCAATCAAGTCAAGGTGGGGGATGGGGTCATCGTTACGGCTCAATCTGGCGTTCATCATAATATTTCACGGGGAGAGATGGTCTCTGGTTCCCCGGCTCTTGCTAACAAGCTTTATTTAAAAACGGCGGCGGTTTATAGACGATTACCTGAACTGTACCAATCTTTAAAAGCGTTAGAACGTCGTTTTAGAGATTCTTAG
- a CDS encoding type II toxin-antitoxin system HicA family toxin: MGFFTKFAPPTCKQVKTALKNMGFEPQKQDGTSHEQWKKIVNGKLYKVTVDCPKAPFSKTLVKSMAAQAGVSKKVFLEYCFDKKLKDDPHQ, from the coding sequence TTGGGATTTTTTACAAAGTTTGCGCCGCCAACCTGTAAGCAAGTTAAAACAGCCCTTAAAAATATGGGTTTTGAACCCCAGAAACAAGATGGAACTTCCCATGAACAGTGGAAAAAAATTGTTAATGGGAAATTATACAAAGTTACTGTTGACTGTCCCAAAGCTCCATTTAGCAAAACCCTAGTTAAGTCCATGGCCGCCCAGGCTGGAGTATCCAAAAAAGTCTTTCTTGAATACTGTTTTGATAAAAAATTAAAAGATGATCCTCATCAGTAA
- a CDS encoding DUF2358 domain-containing protein produces the protein METFITLTPEEYNAQIERVITTLNQDLPMLFERDISYDIYTSDIEFIDPVNRFKGKFSYRIIFWTLRFHGRLFFTELYFDLHDVQQTQSDIITANWTVRGTLRLPWKPQLFFNGYSTYKLTSQGLIYYHQDTWDRPPQAILKQFISS, from the coding sequence ATGGAAACTTTTATCACACTCACTCCCGAAGAATATAACGCTCAAATTGAACGAGTGATTACGACGTTGAATCAGGATTTACCGATGTTATTTGAACGAGATATTTCCTATGATATTTATACCTCGGATATAGAGTTTATTGACCCCGTAAATCGGTTTAAAGGTAAGTTTAGTTATCGGATTATTTTTTGGACATTACGGTTTCACGGTCGGTTATTTTTTACAGAATTGTATTTTGATTTACATGATGTTCAACAAACTCAATCAGATATTATTACTGCTAACTGGACAGTGCGGGGAACTTTACGTTTACCCTGGAAACCTCAATTATTTTTTAATGGATATTCTACCTATAAGCTTACTTCTCAAGGCTTAATTTATTATCATCAAGATACTTGGGATAGACCACCTCAAGCTATTTTAAAACAATTCATAAGCTCGTAA
- a CDS encoding AbrB family transcriptional regulator, whose protein sequence is MAKTITEKPSTTPLTGKALLQKVKALGNLPRREAARLCGYYTQTKDSQTRANMTEFYDALLAAKGIALDPGRTKDGRGREASFRACVHKNGSLVIGANYTESMGLEAGDQFEIRLGSKHIHLIQVGEKSEEDVLDEE, encoded by the coding sequence ATGGCAAAAACAATCACAGAAAAGCCTTCAACTACTCCCCTAACAGGTAAAGCCTTATTACAGAAAGTTAAAGCTTTGGGCAACTTACCTCGTCGGGAAGCGGCTCGCTTGTGTGGGTATTATACCCAGACAAAAGATAGCCAAACTCGCGCCAATATGACAGAATTTTACGATGCGTTACTGGCTGCAAAGGGCATCGCCTTAGACCCAGGACGCACGAAAGATGGACGGGGAAGGGAAGCAAGTTTTCGCGCTTGTGTTCATAAAAACGGTTCCCTGGTTATTGGTGCGAACTATACTGAATCTATGGGATTAGAAGCTGGAGATCAATTTGAAATTCGCTTAGGTTCAAAACACATTCACTTGATTCAAGTTGGGGAGAAATCTGAAGAAGATGTCCTCGATGAAGAATAA
- a CDS encoding CAP domain-containing protein, translating into MFKLPFIGIVLLLGGCTFLSEINSIVKPLPQVTPIVTPNNSNLAQLELSVHQQVNDYRASKNLPPLKLDPQISEQCRIHSQLMANGQVPFGHSGSKARFQKIRQFVRWQEIAENVAFNSGYVDPGKQAVKGWIESPGHQRNMVGNYELTGVGIVRNAKGEYYFTQIFVRKAWL; encoded by the coding sequence ATGTTTAAATTACCATTCATCGGAATAGTCTTATTATTGGGAGGGTGTACATTTTTGTCAGAAATCAACTCGATTGTAAAGCCTCTACCGCAAGTGACACCCATTGTTACCCCCAATAATTCTAATCTGGCGCAATTGGAATTATCCGTACATCAACAAGTCAATGATTATCGGGCTTCTAAAAATTTGCCTCCTTTGAAATTAGACCCGCAAATTAGTGAACAATGTCGTATTCATAGTCAGTTAATGGCTAATGGTCAAGTTCCCTTTGGTCATAGCGGTTCAAAAGCTCGATTTCAAAAAATTCGTCAATTTGTCCGTTGGCAAGAAATTGCCGAAAATGTTGCCTTTAATTCCGGTTATGTTGACCCTGGAAAACAAGCCGTTAAAGGATGGATAGAAAGTCCAGGTCATCAACGCAATATGGTGGGAAATTATGAATTAACCGGAGTTGGGATTGTCAGAAATGCCAAAGGCGAGTATTATTTTACTCAGATTTTTGTAAGAAAAGCATGGCTTTAA
- a CDS encoding radical SAM protein, which produces MTTATVSTPEFTPVYGPVWSWRYGKSLGIDPIGEISTCSFNCVYCQLGEIKLKTQQRQIYVPTDQILQALAEFAPWDVDVITLSGSGEPTLAANLGEILIGIKTLTQRPTLVLTNGTTLSDSQVREQLALADRVSVKLDGISTAQLQRVNQPVREIDLTQLLIDLQEFRRIFPGELGIQTMILSPWSLSDRQEYQRWIKAIAPTEIQLNTPTRPKPLKHELAGRENHPSPENLPYQARKLKSVEPSVLQDFAQEIQAQTGISVRYPPLSH; this is translated from the coding sequence ATGACAACCGCAACAGTTTCTACTCCAGAATTTACCCCGGTGTATGGCCCTGTGTGGTCGTGGCGCTATGGAAAATCCTTGGGAATTGATCCCATCGGTGAGATTTCCACCTGTTCTTTTAATTGTGTTTATTGTCAACTCGGAGAAATTAAACTTAAAACCCAACAACGTCAAATTTATGTTCCCACCGATCAAATTTTACAAGCCTTAGCTGAGTTTGCGCCTTGGGATGTGGATGTGATTACCTTAAGTGGAAGTGGAGAACCCACCTTAGCCGCAAATTTAGGGGAAATTTTAATCGGAATTAAAACCCTCACACAGCGTCCAACTTTGGTGTTAACCAACGGGACAACATTATCAGATTCTCAAGTTCGAGAACAATTAGCTTTAGCCGATCGGGTGTCTGTAAAACTCGATGGTATTTCAACCGCCCAACTTCAAAGAGTGAATCAACCCGTCAGGGAAATTGATTTAACACAGCTACTCATAGATCTGCAAGAATTTCGTCGCATCTTCCCTGGAGAATTAGGAATCCAAACGATGATTTTATCGCCTTGGTCATTATCAGATCGCCAGGAATATCAACGTTGGATCAAAGCGATCGCACCGACCGAAATTCAACTGAATACTCCCACTCGTCCCAAACCGTTAAAACATGAATTAGCCGGACGAGAAAATCATCCCTCCCCTGAAAATCTCCCCTATCAAGCTCGGAAACTCAAATCAGTTGAGCCTTCAGTCTTACAAGATTTTGCTCAAGAAATTCAAGCGCAAACCGGAATTTCTGTCCGCTATCCTCCCCTATCTCATTGA
- a CDS encoding AbrB family transcriptional regulator — translation MNKPAPTPLTGKALLQKVKELSHMPRRETAKLCGYYSTTKDNQVRVNLTDFYDAVLKARGIPLSPDGTKDGRGREATYMVSVHKNGQIVIGSTYTKEMGLKPGDEFDIKLGYKHIHLIQVENGKDASSGDEEE, via the coding sequence ATGAATAAACCTGCACCAACTCCCTTAACCGGAAAGGCTCTGCTTCAAAAAGTAAAAGAACTGTCTCATATGCCTCGGCGTGAAACAGCAAAGCTGTGCGGTTATTACAGCACGACAAAGGACAACCAAGTTCGCGTCAATCTCACAGATTTTTATGATGCAGTGCTGAAAGCACGGGGGATTCCGCTTAGTCCCGATGGTACAAAAGATGGTCGGGGTCGGGAAGCAACTTATATGGTGAGCGTTCACAAAAACGGTCAAATTGTAATAGGCTCAACCTATACCAAAGAAATGGGACTTAAACCGGGTGATGAGTTTGATATCAAGCTCGGATACAAGCATATTCACCTGATTCAAGTCGAAAATGGAAAAGATGCCAGCAGTGGCGATGAAGAAGAGTAA
- a CDS encoding ribonuclease D, with product MFNFQVCDGDISETLLSEYLTADALAVDTETMGLLPWRDRLCLIQICDLKGQVTAIRIAKGQTEAPNLKQLLEAPHILKVFHFARFDIATIRYYLGIEVNPIFCTKIASKLVRTYTGKHGLKELVQELEKVELDKTSQSSDWGNASNLSEEQLNYAANDVRYLLSVQKKLVSMLEREDRLELAQQCFSCLPVIVTLDLLQFQGIFEHH from the coding sequence ATGTTTAATTTTCAAGTTTGTGATGGGGATATTTCTGAAACGTTATTATCTGAATACCTAACCGCCGATGCGTTAGCCGTTGATACCGAAACAATGGGGTTATTACCTTGGCGAGACCGCCTTTGCTTAATTCAAATTTGCGACCTCAAAGGTCAAGTCACCGCCATTAGAATTGCCAAAGGTCAAACAGAAGCACCGAACTTAAAACAACTCTTAGAAGCACCTCATATTCTCAAAGTCTTCCATTTTGCTCGATTTGATATTGCCACTATTCGCTATTACTTAGGAATAGAAGTTAACCCGATATTCTGTACTAAAATAGCCAGTAAATTAGTCCGAACCTATACCGGAAAACACGGACTGAAAGAATTAGTCCAAGAATTAGAAAAAGTTGAACTCGATAAAACCTCCCAAAGTTCTGACTGGGGAAATGCGAGTAACCTGTCCGAAGAGCAATTAAACTATGCCGCTAATGATGTTCGCTATTTATTAAGTGTTCAGAAAAAGTTAGTGTCGATGTTAGAACGAGAAGACCGTTTAGAACTCGCCCAACAATGTTTTTCCTGTTTACCTGTAATAGTCACTTTAGATTTATTACAATTTCAAGGTATTTTTGAACACCATTAA
- the rlmD gene encoding 23S rRNA (uracil(1939)-C(5))-methyltransferase RlmD, producing MMWQQGQQVEIEITDLTDDGNGVGRYQDRVVFVPDTVPGDRLRVRLVRVKSKYAEGKVQHILEASPDRVSPRCIVADKCGGCQWQHIDYEFQLQAKRDLVVKALERIGGFTQPPVEPVLAGESALGYRNKVTYPLGRSASGQVQAGYFQKHSHRLVNLNQCPVQDQRLNPLLANIKQDIQKRGWSIYDEPQHRGKLRHLSLRIGQRTGEMLLTLIATQGSLPGLQEQAETWLEQYPSLKGVCLNINVDQTNAIFGQETRCLVGQPYLKEEFGGLQFLLRPDTFFQINTEVAEALLQIMLQELNLQGTERIVDAYCGIGTFTLPLAKDLLQKQAGSKQSLQSPQVIGLEVQEMAIEQARQNAILNQIDTVEFKLGTVQKLLPQLGYKPDIVLLDPPRKGCDRRVLETLLDLQPQQLIYISCKPATLARDLKVLCEMGVYELIRVQPADFFPQTSHVECAAFLSRSSQQ from the coding sequence ATGATGTGGCAGCAAGGACAACAAGTAGAAATTGAAATTACAGATTTAACCGATGATGGCAATGGAGTGGGCCGTTACCAAGATCGAGTGGTATTTGTTCCAGATACGGTTCCGGGCGATCGCCTACGGGTGCGACTGGTGCGGGTCAAAAGTAAGTATGCTGAAGGGAAAGTGCAGCATATCTTAGAAGCATCTCCTGATCGGGTTTCCCCGCGATGTATTGTGGCGGATAAATGTGGGGGCTGTCAGTGGCAACATATTGATTATGAATTTCAATTACAAGCCAAACGGGATTTAGTCGTTAAAGCCTTAGAACGGATTGGGGGATTTACCCAGCCTCCGGTGGAGCCAGTATTAGCAGGAGAGTCGGCTTTAGGATATCGTAATAAAGTCACCTATCCCCTGGGACGTTCTGCAAGCGGTCAAGTCCAGGCGGGTTACTTTCAGAAACACAGTCATCGTTTAGTTAACTTAAATCAATGTCCGGTACAGGATCAACGTCTAAATCCTTTACTGGCGAATATTAAGCAAGATATTCAAAAGCGAGGGTGGTCAATTTATGACGAACCCCAACACCGAGGAAAACTTCGCCATCTGTCCCTGAGAATTGGACAACGCACCGGGGAAATGTTGTTAACTTTAATTGCAACCCAGGGGAGTTTACCCGGACTGCAAGAACAAGCGGAAACTTGGTTAGAACAATATCCTTCCTTAAAGGGGGTTTGTTTAAATATCAATGTGGATCAAACAAATGCTATTTTTGGTCAGGAAACACGCTGTTTAGTCGGTCAACCCTATTTAAAGGAAGAATTTGGGGGACTCCAGTTTTTGCTTAGACCCGATACGTTTTTTCAAATTAATACAGAAGTGGCAGAAGCGTTATTACAAATAATGCTACAAGAACTCAATTTACAAGGAACTGAACGGATTGTTGATGCCTATTGTGGAATTGGGACATTTACTTTACCTCTAGCAAAGGATTTACTGCAAAAACAAGCGGGTTCTAAGCAGTCGTTACAGTCCCCTCAAGTGATTGGTTTGGAAGTACAAGAAATGGCGATTGAGCAAGCTCGGCAGAATGCTATTTTAAATCAAATTGACACCGTTGAGTTTAAACTGGGAACAGTACAAAAGTTATTACCCCAGTTAGGGTATAAACCTGATATTGTTTTACTTGATCCGCCTCGAAAAGGATGCGATCGCAGGGTATTAGAAACCTTGCTAGATCTCCAACCTCAACAACTGATCTATATCAGTTGTAAACCCGCAACCTTAGCACGGGATCTAAAAGTTTTATGTGAAATGGGAGTCTATGAATTAATACGGGTACAACCTGCGGATTTTTTCCCGCAAACGTCCCATGTTGAATGTGCTGCTTTTTTAAGTCGTTCATCCCAGCAATGA
- a CDS encoding DHH family phosphoesterase → MNNSTQSESLTVSREPSLSLCPEFVLPIQKKQAFQQVLERHSGEHQLIIIQDFPDPDALSSAWAYQLIAKQYNIDCDIVYAGTLSHQENIALVKLTGLPVHRWPLEMAKTKDLSIYSGCVLIDNQGTTSQLTPLIHSAKLPITVLIDHHSLQKDLHPEFCDIRPQIKATATILTQYLQSGFLELDDSEIDHINCTTALMHGLRSDTNQLRQATREDFLAAAYLSNYYDASLLDSVLRSSRSKRVMDVIERGLSNRQVLDNVSISGVGFLRASDRDAIPQAADFLLTEENVHTAVVYGLVHDDFNELEIIVGSLRTNKITLDPDEFIKEAFGTDATGKFFGGGRSQAGGFEIPLGFLSGFNENKDYAEMKWKVFDAQVKQKLLRLVNPD, encoded by the coding sequence GTGAACAATTCCACTCAATCTGAATCCCTAACGGTTTCAAGGGAACCTTCTCTCTCCCTGTGTCCTGAATTTGTTTTACCCATTCAGAAAAAACAGGCTTTTCAGCAAGTTTTAGAACGTCATTCGGGAGAACATCAATTAATTATTATACAAGACTTTCCCGATCCTGATGCGTTATCTTCGGCTTGGGCTTATCAGTTAATTGCTAAACAATATAATATTGACTGTGATATTGTCTATGCTGGAACCCTCAGCCATCAAGAAAATATTGCCTTAGTGAAATTAACAGGATTACCTGTCCATCGCTGGCCATTAGAAATGGCAAAAACCAAAGATTTATCAATTTATTCCGGTTGTGTTTTAATTGATAATCAAGGAACAACCAGTCAACTAACCCCTTTAATTCACTCGGCTAAACTGCCAATTACGGTATTAATTGATCATCATAGTTTACAAAAGGATTTACATCCCGAATTTTGTGATATTCGTCCTCAAATTAAAGCGACGGCTACAATTTTAACTCAATATTTACAATCGGGATTTTTAGAACTCGATGATAGTGAAATTGATCATATTAATTGTACAACGGCGTTAATGCACGGGTTACGTTCGGATACGAATCAACTTCGACAAGCCACCCGTGAAGACTTCTTAGCCGCAGCTTATCTCAGTAATTATTATGATGCGAGTTTATTAGATTCTGTGTTGCGTTCTTCTCGGTCTAAACGGGTGATGGATGTCATAGAACGAGGATTATCAAATCGTCAAGTTTTAGATAATGTCTCAATTTCAGGGGTCGGTTTTTTACGCGCTTCTGACCGAGATGCTATTCCGCAAGCGGCCGATTTTCTATTAACTGAAGAAAACGTTCATACGGCGGTGGTTTATGGATTAGTTCATGATGATTTTAATGAACTGGAGATTATTGTGGGTTCCTTGAGAACGAATAAAATCACCCTTGACCCGGATGAATTTATTAAGGAAGCCTTTGGAACGGATGCTACGGGTAAGTTTTTTGGAGGGGGAAGAAGTCAAGCAGGAGGGTTTGAAATTCCGTTAGGGTTTCTATCGGGTTTTAATGAAAATAAAGATTATGCAGAGATGAAATGGAAGGTATTTGATGCTCAAGTGAAGCAAAAATTATTGCGTTTAGTGAATCCTGATTAA